The Thermoplasmata archaeon nucleotide sequence TCCCGTCCAGGTCCTTGACCTCCTTGGAGATCTTGTCCTGCTCGTCCTTGAGGACCTGGAGCTCCTTGACCCGCTTCAGGTGCTCCTTGATCTGGTCGATGAGATCGTTTTCTGCGGCCAGGCTCAGCGAGGCGGTCTGCTGCTTGAGCTCCATGGCCTGGGTTTGTCGCTTCAGGTTCCGGAGCTCCTCGGAGGCCGAGGCGCCTCCGTGGGTCCGCAGCTTCCGCTTGAGCTCGATCAGGGATTTGGCCTTGACTTGGTACTCGTCGCGTTTCGAGCGATGCGCGCGCGCCTCCGCCGCCAGGCTGCCGCGGCGGTCCTTGATCTCGCGCAGCTTCGCGGAGAGCTCCCGCTTCTTGTCGTGGACCATGTCCCGTTCCCCGCGGGCGAGCTGCGCTTCCTGGTTCAGGGCGTCCCGCTTCTCGAGGAGGGACTCGAGCTTGATCTCGGCCTGGTCGAGCTCAGAAAGGGTCTTCTTCCGGACCATGGCGCCCCTCGGGAAATCGAGAGAGCGCTATTTGGGGTTGGACCATTAACCTTTCGCCCGTACGGTCGCGGACGCGACGAGTTCGATCTCCTCGGGCCGCAGCTCCTCGACCCGCCGCCCCCGGAAGGGGACCTCCGGGAGGGACGCCTCCAAGGCGGCCGGGGATGCGGCGAGGGACCGCCAGGCGAGCCGGAGGCCGTTCTCCACGGTCTTGCGCCGGTGCTCGAACAAGGCGGCGACGACCGCGTCGAACCGGTCCGGGTCCGCAATCGGGAACGGACTGGGCCGCGGTTCCAGGCGGACCAAGGCCGAGTTCACCCTGGGCTGCGGCAGGAACGCGTTCCGGGGCACGCGCTCCAGGATTTCGCAGGTCGCGCGGACGTACACGCCCACGCTGAGGCGCGAATAGTCCTCAGTGCCCGGCGCGGCCACCATGCGCCGCGCGAATTCCCATTGGTACATGAGGACCGCCCGATCGAACGGCGTTCCCAGGAGGCGGAAAGTTAGGGGCGACGAAATCTGATAGGGAAGGTTGGACACCATGACGTCGAAGGCGGGCCACTCAACTTTCAGCGCGTCGGCGTGCACGAT carries:
- the rsmA gene encoding 16S rRNA (adenine(1518)-N(6)/adenine(1519)-N(6))-dimethyltransferase RsmA; translated protein: SARFSPAPVARGDPRTVLQELGVRPSKSRGQHFLVDARVAARALAHADVHASDTVLEIGPGLGVLTRGLVERAKRVVAIESDRRFAEYLRRAVPAAEIVHADALKVEWPAFDVMVSNLPYQISSPLTFRLLGTPFDRAVLMYQWEFARRMVAAPGTEDYSRLSVGVYVRATCEILERVPRNAFLPQPRVNSALVRLEPRPSPFPIADPDRFDAVVAALFEHRRKTVENGLRLAWRSLAASPAALEASLPEVPFRGRRVEELRPEEIELVASATVRAKG